In Acidianus brierleyi, one genomic interval encodes:
- a CDS encoding MJ0042-type zinc finger domain-containing protein → MKELNSIIPYWRGPSISPGLIKRLLQSPVEVKDVLTCARNISEEIRVIDDVKIGKWKIRCPYCETSFEVDDNKIIRCPNCNNVIKKVNFEQWNSLLEKFMNFEISANELNRSPVFPTDNNFELIVEDIENIPTEPINFRVSFYGFNRVYKFFSPLQLYTMSRLISKIRETDKGIRTILSISLLDYISYNSMFTLINDKGIKSMFYTIQPKISWKWPILPGKYFVNSTIAVLKAKEGIYIPTLNYGIQNEIYNFYLSILKITLSNLSNGVLVPYLYSEYFFNCLDDKCNSYVEKGKQKLTLEDILDNKTTFLMKIIKEDDIIFLLNSRYRVLSIQYEKEGFKISLDKNRNGTITIAAIHNLLKEKRVNNMQDIKALTSALEIVLKEFTKYEKIIGIRGIDEVFNEVTNVLCNSIGCKIADDMTRYYILGKFYGRSRLFFRMLFMLTSKRKIKFSEQDDNILGLLLRVKKDPSIIRTLPPSKIFELMQTIRILSNLEIKDRDIYKDILTKIDNEIGQF, encoded by the coding sequence GTGAAAGAGTTAAATTCAATAATACCTTACTGGAGAGGTCCTTCAATATCACCCGGTTTGATTAAAAGATTACTTCAATCGCCAGTTGAAGTAAAAGATGTTCTTACTTGTGCAAGAAATATTTCAGAAGAAATTAGAGTAATTGATGATGTGAAAATAGGTAAATGGAAAATTAGATGTCCTTATTGTGAAACTTCCTTTGAAGTAGATGATAATAAGATAATAAGATGTCCAAATTGTAATAACGTCATTAAGAAAGTTAACTTTGAGCAATGGAACTCACTTCTAGAAAAATTCATGAACTTTGAAATCAGTGCCAACGAATTAAATCGTTCTCCCGTATTCCCCACAGATAATAATTTTGAGTTAATTGTAGAAGATATAGAGAATATTCCCACCGAACCAATAAATTTTAGGGTAAGTTTTTACGGCTTTAATAGAGTTTATAAATTTTTTTCTCCATTGCAGCTCTATACAATGAGTAGGCTAATTTCTAAAATTAGGGAAACAGACAAAGGCATAAGGACTATACTCTCCATATCTCTCTTAGATTATATTTCATATAATTCAATGTTCACATTGATAAATGATAAAGGAATAAAAAGCATGTTTTATACTATACAACCAAAAATAAGCTGGAAATGGCCTATATTACCTGGAAAATATTTTGTAAATTCAACTATTGCAGTACTTAAAGCCAAGGAAGGAATCTACATTCCAACACTCAATTATGGAATACAGAACGAAATTTATAATTTTTATTTGAGTATACTTAAGATTACTTTAAGTAATCTAAGTAATGGAGTTCTAGTACCTTATCTCTACTCTGAGTATTTTTTCAATTGTCTAGATGATAAATGTAATTCTTACGTAGAGAAGGGAAAACAAAAATTAACGTTAGAAGATATACTTGATAATAAAACAACTTTTCTGATGAAAATTATAAAAGAGGATGATATAATATTCTTATTAAATTCAAGATATAGAGTATTGTCTATACAATACGAGAAAGAGGGATTTAAGATATCTTTAGATAAGAATAGAAATGGAACTATAACAATAGCAGCTATTCATAACTTATTGAAAGAAAAAAGGGTCAATAATATGCAGGATATTAAGGCACTTACAAGTGCACTTGAGATCGTATTAAAAGAATTTACCAAATATGAGAAAATAATAGGAATAAGAGGAATAGATGAAGTGTTTAATGAGGTAACTAATGTTTTATGTAATTCCATAGGCTGTAAAATAGCAGATGATATGACTAGATATTATATACTAGGTAAATTTTACGGAAGAAGTAGATTATTCTTTAGGATGCTATTTATGCTTACAAGTAAAAGAAAAATTAAATTTAGTGAACAAGACGATAATATCTTGGGATTATTGCTTAGAGTCAAGAAGGATCCTTCTATAATAAGGACATTACCGCCTAGTAAAATTTTCGAACTAATGCAGACTATTAGGATTCTATCAAACCTAGAAATAAAAGATAGAGATATTTACAAGGACATTCTAACTAAGATAGATAACGAAATAGGACAATTTTAA
- a CDS encoding PaREP1 family protein, giving the protein MEKDLYKVNDEYVEARVIESLSDLLISLNLWKEGYTRNSAGKAFNAVKALLSALIVVNEDKILNLAKDEKEKEWIKRKAHVVPTHSIYALAQMLKDVGIDVVDLVNYALDLRDYQYNGFEAGFSKYSRKEDVLKDLLTVVKETKKVISAYFPKFEEKGISEKVDDLVKEFVK; this is encoded by the coding sequence ATGGAAAAAGACCTCTATAAGGTAAATGACGAATACGTGGAAGCTAGAGTAATTGAGAGTTTATCGGATCTGTTAATCTCACTAAACTTATGGAAGGAAGGCTATACTAGAAACTCTGCAGGAAAAGCCTTTAACGCTGTAAAGGCATTGTTGAGTGCTTTAATAGTAGTCAATGAGGATAAAATTTTGAATTTAGCCAAAGATGAGAAGGAGAAGGAATGGATTAAGAGGAAAGCTCATGTTGTACCAACTCACAGTATTTACGCTTTAGCACAAATGTTAAAGGATGTTGGAATTGACGTTGTCGACCTTGTAAATTACGCATTAGATTTACGCGACTATCAGTATAATGGATTTGAAGCTGGGTTCAGTAAATACAGTAGAAAAGAAGACGTTCTCAAGGATTTACTCACTGTAGTCAAGGAGACTAAAAAGGTAATTAGCGCCTATTTTCCAAAATTTGAAGAAAAAGGAATTTCTGAAAAAGTTGATGACTTAGTTAAGGAGTTTGTAAAATAG
- a CDS encoding DEAD/DEAH box helicase, with product MSEFILNYLNILKDSHPMFRYSLLTGGDYEPYVHQAEIFYRTLSRDPVRFLVADDVGLGKTIEGIMIIDQLVKNRGVKKILLIVPKVLVDQWLYELRRFTKEWKLSPIDYRNNRSLSFEDGIYIVSVDTLKRTNHMNKFLSASWDLIMVDEIHKIGIIGNKENQRYTALASLVSKNPNSHFIGLSATPHKGNDNDYIKRLVLIDPYMRDVDDQILRSTVRAIILKRNKDNVNKVYEKEDIFPKAYFVQYLAEPTEDEKKYYTLIRELSLSIIKEYYNNVGKQPKALQLLAFNIGRRSLSSPLAGLITFEHIIENRRTKLNEEEIIDEAEEYAEEEDVGESIEPDDIANKLAEINEPYLSRFKDFIPNLIDSAKKVMEDDTRIKALINLVNTHLSKGDKIIVFTEYKDTANYINRKLKESLNLTDNEIKIASSDTVNQEGIDNIKKWLEGKGKKILVATDVASEGLNLQTANVIIHYEIPLSIVRFEQRNGRVWRLKQTKPVYVYYISLKIDLEQALLENYYNKLLSITKGTGSNDKVVDAVIYQGVTVNRVFDLSEDKETIPVYAVYNDPKNEKEQITPIKVWEAALQGNMDELVNSLLKRIKILKETMKKFALFERMQGAVINEINSVREISGFENRKNLNRSIKSFLEQFINYYKGSFSNNQIVMPSKQFIDQYDDNRVGKNIYLLYSLISRFSKYNKKYVICDSLDYNIYILDTNVETKSKRGLIHIPIIIDSKGNIIKESEFIENILPQLLFCNKVYPSEVVVNDNSWIYKVINYVQEKLYYLEQQFVSYRQRRGRDNWIPSSREDLKVNVSIPNAVIIGVKGHSEDVNNETIKALESQGWKITLGDKIRAEGKGEVRYIKIVSPLDMLRNSKEDSWNYTYVNGVLVGVKSGI from the coding sequence ATGAGTGAATTTATATTAAATTATTTGAATATATTAAAGGATTCTCACCCTATGTTTAGATATTCCCTATTAACTGGGGGAGATTATGAGCCTTATGTGCACCAGGCAGAAATATTTTATAGAACACTTTCTAGAGATCCAGTAAGATTTTTAGTAGCTGATGATGTAGGTTTAGGAAAAACTATTGAAGGGATAATGATAATAGATCAGTTGGTTAAAAACAGGGGAGTTAAGAAGATTCTGTTAATTGTGCCTAAAGTTCTAGTTGACCAATGGTTATATGAATTGAGGAGATTTACAAAAGAATGGAAGCTCTCACCAATTGATTATAGGAATAACAGGAGTTTATCATTTGAGGATGGGATTTACATAGTTAGCGTAGACACCTTAAAAAGGACAAATCATATGAACAAATTCCTATCAGCGTCATGGGATTTAATAATGGTTGATGAGATCCATAAAATAGGGATAATAGGTAATAAGGAAAATCAAAGGTATACTGCTTTGGCTTCGTTAGTAAGTAAGAATCCTAATTCTCATTTCATAGGCCTATCGGCTACTCCTCATAAGGGTAACGATAACGATTACATAAAAAGATTAGTTCTTATAGATCCCTATATGAGGGACGTAGATGATCAAATATTAAGGAGTACAGTAAGAGCAATAATATTAAAAAGAAATAAGGACAACGTGAATAAAGTTTATGAGAAGGAAGATATATTTCCTAAAGCGTATTTTGTACAATATTTGGCTGAACCTACAGAAGATGAGAAGAAATACTATACCCTTATACGAGAACTTTCTTTGTCTATTATTAAAGAATATTATAACAACGTAGGAAAACAGCCTAAAGCACTTCAACTTCTAGCATTTAATATAGGCAGACGCTCATTATCAAGTCCTTTGGCAGGTTTGATTACGTTTGAACATATTATTGAAAATAGAAGAACAAAGCTTAATGAGGAGGAAATCATTGATGAGGCAGAGGAATACGCTGAAGAAGAAGATGTGGGAGAGAGTATAGAACCAGATGATATAGCAAACAAATTAGCGGAAATTAACGAACCTTATCTGTCAAGATTTAAGGACTTCATTCCTAATTTAATTGACTCTGCTAAGAAAGTCATGGAGGACGATACTAGAATAAAAGCACTCATAAACCTAGTAAATACACATTTAAGCAAAGGAGACAAGATAATAGTGTTTACTGAATATAAAGATACTGCTAATTATATTAATAGGAAACTCAAGGAAAGCCTCAATTTAACCGATAATGAAATTAAGATTGCCTCTAGCGATACTGTAAATCAAGAAGGAATAGATAATATTAAAAAATGGCTAGAGGGGAAGGGAAAGAAAATATTAGTTGCTACAGATGTTGCGTCAGAAGGATTAAATTTACAAACTGCTAACGTTATAATACATTATGAGATTCCATTAAGTATAGTAAGATTCGAGCAAAGAAATGGAAGAGTTTGGAGACTTAAGCAAACAAAGCCTGTATATGTTTATTATATATCATTGAAAATAGATTTGGAGCAAGCCCTACTTGAGAATTATTATAATAAATTATTATCAATAACTAAAGGTACTGGATCTAACGATAAGGTAGTGGATGCAGTAATTTATCAAGGAGTTACTGTGAATAGAGTATTTGATTTAAGTGAAGATAAGGAAACTATACCTGTATACGCAGTATATAATGATCCTAAAAATGAAAAGGAACAAATAACGCCAATTAAAGTGTGGGAAGCAGCATTGCAAGGAAACATGGATGAACTAGTAAATTCTCTATTAAAAAGAATAAAAATATTGAAAGAAACTATGAAAAAATTTGCGTTATTTGAAAGGATGCAAGGAGCTGTAATAAATGAGATAAATTCTGTTAGAGAAATATCTGGATTTGAAAATAGGAAGAATCTAAATAGATCAATAAAATCATTTTTAGAACAATTCATTAACTATTATAAAGGAAGTTTTTCTAATAATCAAATAGTTATGCCTAGTAAACAATTTATTGACCAATACGATGATAATAGGGTTGGTAAGAACATTTATTTGCTGTATTCTCTAATTTCTAGGTTTTCTAAGTATAATAAAAAATACGTAATTTGTGATAGTTTAGATTATAATATATACATTTTAGATACTAACGTAGAAACAAAATCAAAAAGGGGTCTAATTCATATTCCTATAATTATAGATTCTAAAGGTAATATAATTAAAGAAAGTGAATTTATTGAGAATATTCTTCCTCAACTACTTTTCTGTAATAAAGTATATCCTAGTGAAGTAGTTGTAAATGATAATTCTTGGATATATAAGGTGATTAACTACGTTCAAGAGAAACTCTACTATCTTGAACAACAATTTGTTTCTTACAGACAACGCAGGGGTAGAGATAATTGGATTCCTAGCAGTAGGGAAGATCTAAAGGTAAATGTTAGTATTCCAAACGCAGTAATAATAGGAGTTAAAGGGCATAGCGAAGACGTAAATAATGAAACAATAAAGGCTTTAGAATCTCAAGGTTGGAAAATCACTCTAGGAGATAAGATAAGGGCTGAAGGTAAGGGAGAAGTTAGATATATAAAAATAGTGAGTCCATTGGATATGTTAAGAAATTCAAAAGAAGACTCCTGGAATTATACGTACGTTAATGGCGTATTAGTAGGTGTTAAAAGTGGAATTTAA
- a CDS encoding DNA polymerase domain-containing protein: protein MTEGYLIDAKPVKGGLILYLNGFRKAFVKTTFPVYVITQNPEIVLQHPSVLKYEEEEWKDIQGKKIKLYRFEIEEISAYYYIRKRLKVVNEIPSIISQTLYRLKALPFRWVKIDKGKIVATSDYDFPKIRYATLIPLDWYGEAEEGEKVKVIENGEERIEYNPKVNVDVAECLGDACEKVDAIVKVDMKRKRSPVLIKGLIEWSYSSKVLLREIAYSTIGKALTTNEAWVALRRKIIIHKVVPRVEKLRTLEELKKVDKGGLIIFPKVGCFNNVYQIDFSSMYPSLIVKYNISAETVDSCEDLKTEIGSICFKEKGIVPEALEWLIRRKEELKKVDEERSNAIKWMLVASFGYLGFRNSKFGKIEAYELVTYFARKTLREAIDLAEKRGIEVLHGIIDSLTVKGDIEDYVKELEERTGLKLKVEKFRWMIFTNNREGLPFPTRYLGKGEKMKVKGIIRSNMPNVIKDFLRDLTREMSNANSCEEINMKKIDEIYRQYRQRIINGEPKDYVLWIKGIPYVRGVKGFYEAYNGFNGADVFYYLNYLKRVYESMWWK, encoded by the coding sequence ATGACTGAGGGATACTTAATAGATGCAAAACCTGTAAAAGGTGGTCTAATTCTTTATCTGAATGGCTTCAGAAAAGCCTTTGTAAAAACTACTTTTCCCGTTTACGTAATTACACAAAATCCAGAAATTGTCCTCCAACATCCTTCAGTTCTAAAGTACGAGGAAGAAGAATGGAAGGATATTCAAGGTAAGAAAATCAAACTTTACCGTTTTGAGATTGAGGAAATTTCAGCTTATTATTATATAAGGAAAAGACTGAAAGTAGTTAACGAGATTCCTTCAATAATTTCCCAAACGCTTTACAGGCTTAAAGCCCTCCCCTTTAGATGGGTAAAAATCGATAAAGGAAAAATAGTTGCTACTAGTGACTATGATTTTCCTAAAATACGTTATGCAACTTTGATACCTTTAGATTGGTACGGTGAAGCTGAAGAAGGAGAAAAAGTAAAGGTAATAGAAAACGGTGAAGAAAGAATAGAATACAATCCTAAAGTTAATGTAGACGTTGCAGAATGTCTAGGAGATGCATGTGAAAAAGTTGACGCTATAGTAAAGGTAGACATGAAGAGGAAGAGATCTCCTGTTTTAATAAAGGGTTTAATAGAATGGTCCTATTCCTCGAAGGTCTTACTTAGGGAAATAGCTTACTCAACTATAGGTAAAGCTTTAACTACTAACGAAGCCTGGGTAGCATTAAGAAGGAAGATAATAATCCATAAGGTTGTTCCAAGGGTGGAGAAGTTAAGGACTTTAGAGGAATTAAAGAAGGTTGATAAAGGAGGGTTAATAATATTCCCTAAAGTTGGATGTTTCAATAACGTTTATCAAATAGATTTTTCCTCAATGTATCCTTCCCTAATAGTTAAATATAACATCTCGGCAGAGACAGTTGACTCTTGTGAAGACCTAAAAACAGAAATAGGTTCAATATGTTTTAAAGAAAAGGGAATAGTTCCAGAAGCCCTAGAATGGTTAATAAGAAGAAAAGAGGAATTAAAGAAAGTTGATGAGGAAAGATCAAATGCTATAAAATGGATGTTAGTAGCTTCCTTTGGTTATTTAGGTTTCAGGAATTCTAAATTCGGTAAAATAGAGGCTTATGAACTAGTAACTTATTTTGCGAGGAAAACCTTAAGGGAGGCAATAGATTTGGCTGAAAAAAGAGGAATAGAAGTCCTCCACGGCATAATCGATTCATTAACTGTAAAAGGAGATATTGAGGATTACGTTAAAGAATTAGAGGAAAGGACGGGATTAAAACTTAAAGTTGAAAAATTCAGATGGATGATTTTTACTAACAATAGGGAAGGACTTCCTTTCCCTACAAGATATTTAGGTAAGGGAGAAAAAATGAAGGTTAAAGGTATTATTAGAAGTAACATGCCTAACGTTATCAAGGATTTTCTGAGGGACTTAACACGGGAAATGTCCAATGCAAATTCGTGTGAGGAAATTAACATGAAGAAAATAGATGAAATATATCGTCAATACAGACAAAGGATAATAAACGGAGAGCCCAAAGATTACGTCCTCTGGATAAAAGGAATCCCTTACGTAAGAGGAGTAAAAGGATTTTATGAGGCTTATAACGGTTTCAATGGAGCTGACGTATTTTATTACCTAAATTATTTGAAAAGGGTTTACGAATCGATGTGGTGGAAATGA
- a CDS encoding MBL fold metallo-hydrolase RNA specificity domain-containing protein: MEFNYNNTKINVKQGFNEIGGNFIIIENKDNKVVFDQGIRFSRFKKFYNVNIQPSNALELRKLGIIPQSDEFNKIFISHLHLDHLGVLHLLNVGTSLYVPDKDIFNVFIEPYKESSNWTAYVSPPIGVNVMDIRDNGNEVLPLSVEHSAYPAYSLYYNNGDTRILYSGDFRLSSPLRFLDSDLHNRIHDKTLLEEYGEKGLDTDVLLVEGTNFSSATSPMQPHYFIEQINNIFDSHNNSLIMISVDPIDLEGLASLLLITKMKGKIPVFSGRRLIEMTNLWNSKFQLVDTAYQFEDKSIEFNIIDEEEILNSPQDYVIFTVKGNLINFGRRLSDASKGSVIISISTESKAESGEDENVEDNWYRALGFIIYRLRMSGHYYPYELKNILETIKPKKIIPIHTEATSVMCEYVKKLGYSCASPSYNSE; the protein is encoded by the coding sequence GTGGAATTTAATTATAATAATACTAAAATTAATGTAAAGCAAGGATTTAATGAAATAGGTGGAAATTTTATAATTATAGAAAATAAAGATAATAAGGTTGTCTTTGATCAAGGAATAAGATTTTCAAGGTTCAAGAAATTTTACAACGTTAATATACAGCCTTCTAATGCTTTAGAATTGAGAAAACTAGGAATTATACCACAGTCCGATGAGTTCAATAAGATTTTCATCTCCCATTTGCATCTAGATCATTTAGGAGTACTTCACTTATTAAATGTAGGAACTTCCCTATATGTTCCAGACAAGGATATTTTCAACGTATTTATAGAACCATATAAAGAATCAAGTAATTGGACTGCTTACGTTTCCCCGCCGATTGGAGTTAATGTTATGGATATAAGAGATAACGGAAATGAAGTATTACCATTATCTGTAGAACATAGTGCATATCCTGCATATTCGTTATATTATAATAATGGTGATACTAGAATACTATATTCAGGAGATTTTAGACTTTCGTCTCCATTAAGGTTCTTAGACTCAGATCTTCATAATAGAATTCACGATAAAACTCTCCTAGAAGAATACGGAGAAAAAGGATTAGATACCGACGTACTATTAGTAGAGGGGACAAATTTTTCTTCAGCAACGTCTCCTATGCAACCTCATTACTTCATTGAGCAAATTAACAATATTTTTGATAGCCATAATAACTCACTTATCATGATTTCAGTTGATCCTATAGATCTAGAAGGTTTAGCGTCTCTTCTCCTCATTACAAAAATGAAAGGTAAAATTCCAGTATTTTCGGGTCGTAGACTAATAGAAATGACTAACCTCTGGAATTCTAAATTTCAATTAGTAGATACGGCATACCAATTTGAGGATAAAAGCATAGAGTTTAATATAATAGATGAAGAGGAGATATTAAATTCTCCTCAAGACTATGTTATATTTACCGTTAAAGGTAATTTGATAAACTTCGGAAGAAGATTAAGTGATGCAAGTAAAGGATCAGTAATTATATCCATATCTACTGAAAGTAAAGCAGAAAGTGGCGAAGACGAGAATGTAGAAGATAATTGGTATAGAGCACTAGGATTTATAATTTATAGGCTTAGAATGTCTGGTCATTATTATCCTTATGAATTAAAGAATATACTTGAAACCATTAAACCTAAGAAAATAATTCCTATACACACTGAAGCTACAAGCGTTATGTGTGAATACGTTAAAAAACTTGGTTATAGTTGTGCTAGTCCATCCTATAATAGTGAATAA
- the csx1 gene encoding CRISPR-associated CARF protein Csx1, with the protein MKLLFAPIGDPKNYDEVTYTIDSKSFKTNASFMAIEQALNLDKTIVYAGLSLCDISKYKDYTSCSNDISTFVKNKLQLNNETVIVAPNIYGNKFIQIDRKNTLYFNFIYYNTLNILNREKPDEIYIDVTHGINYMPLLATDAIKLATYTYIIEKNTIDLTIFNSEPIMSRNPGPYNIDKVFTEKLNVRQALLSVLMPFLSKENKNNITNKVLKEIMNCDTDLIYSNANALFSGIFAFLILSRKEIEECVKSIEQKIGILDYNNFKVNIEISDSLVYKDKMPIELSYLHSLLTIIGKIISNLPDDSCVKINDIKKLAKKFSISETISSLVLSEIDSINKKKNINENPQLLADIEAQCKHNERSEEKLATMESKKSICQPNERNLFAHGGFEQNVTYLWKKNEQICMSYLECKQNVKDHLK; encoded by the coding sequence ATGAAGCTACTCTTTGCTCCAATAGGAGATCCTAAAAACTATGATGAAGTAACATATACAATAGATTCAAAATCTTTCAAAACTAACGCTAGTTTTATGGCCATTGAACAGGCTCTTAACTTGGATAAAACAATAGTATATGCTGGTCTTAGCTTATGCGATATCTCAAAGTATAAGGACTATACTAGTTGCTCAAATGATATTTCAACCTTTGTAAAAAATAAGTTGCAATTAAATAATGAAACTGTTATTGTAGCTCCAAATATTTATGGAAATAAATTTATTCAAATTGATAGAAAAAATACACTTTATTTTAATTTTATTTATTATAATACTCTTAATATTCTTAATCGTGAGAAACCAGACGAGATATACATTGACGTAACTCATGGGATAAATTACATGCCTTTACTTGCAACAGATGCTATAAAATTAGCAACTTATACTTATATAATTGAAAAGAATACAATAGACCTAACGATTTTTAACTCTGAGCCTATAATGTCACGTAATCCTGGTCCATATAACATTGATAAGGTATTTACAGAGAAACTTAATGTTAGACAAGCTTTACTTTCAGTTTTAATGCCTTTCCTATCTAAAGAAAATAAGAATAATATTACGAATAAAGTTTTAAAGGAAATAATGAACTGTGATACTGATTTAATTTACTCTAACGCTAATGCTTTATTTTCTGGTATATTTGCATTTTTAATACTTTCTAGAAAAGAAATAGAAGAATGCGTGAAAAGTATTGAACAAAAGATTGGAATTTTAGATTATAATAACTTCAAAGTCAATATTGAAATTAGCGACAGTCTAGTTTATAAAGATAAAATGCCTATAGAACTCAGTTATTTGCATTCATTATTAACTATCATAGGAAAAATAATTAGTAACCTACCCGACGATTCATGTGTTAAAATTAACGATATCAAAAAACTGGCAAAAAAATTCTCTATATCTGAAACAATATCATCATTAGTTTTGAGCGAAATTGATAGCATAAACAAAAAGAAAAACATTAATGAAAATCCTCAGCTATTGGCCGATATTGAAGCTCAATGTAAACATAATGAAAGATCTGAAGAGAAATTGGCTACCATGGAATCCAAAAAATCTATTTGCCAGCCTAATGAGAGAAATCTATTTGCACACGGAGGGTTTGAACAAAACGTTACTTACTTGTGGAAAAAGAATGAACAAATATGCATGAGCTATCTCGAATGCAAACAAAATGTAAAGGATCATCTTAAATAA
- a CDS encoding PIN domain-containing protein has product MFSIKTYKLYGLSETANNGEFREYYNKVLNQEVTAYVSVVNLAEVYYVLCRKLGRMKAEKIVKDVIKSGYYEIVGVKPRILKYTSECKCKYSISLADCSAIGTAKFLSAKALFRREKELIGVNEVVEFIN; this is encoded by the coding sequence ATGTTTTCCATTAAAACATACAAACTTTACGGTTTATCTGAAACTGCTAACAACGGCGAATTCAGAGAGTATTATAACAAAGTACTTAACCAAGAAGTAACCGCATACGTCAGTGTAGTGAACCTTGCTGAAGTGTATTACGTGCTTTGCAGAAAGTTGGGAAGAATGAAAGCAGAAAAAATAGTTAAAGATGTAATAAAATCCGGATACTATGAGATAGTAGGAGTAAAACCTAGAATTTTAAAGTATACCTCAGAATGCAAGTGCAAGTATTCCATTTCCTTAGCTGATTGTTCCGCTATAGGAACTGCTAAATTCCTTAGCGCAAAAGCTCTCTTCAGAAGGGAAAAGGAACTTATAGGTGTAAATGAGGTTGTAGAATTTATTAACTAG
- a CDS encoding DNA polymerase II, which yields MGRTQPSYTSAIDREMEKFERILRRASPNLLPVLERAKGKIRYFQNASYDEELSPIEIVFLSLLSELEEECKND from the coding sequence ATGGGAAGAACTCAGCCCTCTTACACGAGCGCAATAGACAGAGAAATGGAAAAATTTGAGAGAATATTGAGAAGAGCTTCTCCAAATCTTCTTCCAGTTTTAGAAAGAGCTAAGGGAAAAATAAGGTATTTTCAAAACGCTTCCTACGACGAAGAACTCAGCCCTATTGAAATAGTTTTCCTTTCTCTCCTTTCAGAATTAGAGGAAGAGTGTAAGAATGACTGA